From the genome of Phlebotomus papatasi isolate M1 chromosome 2, Ppap_2.1, whole genome shotgun sequence:
TGATGCTTCAGTGTTTCTTTCTAAAGTGCATCACGTAATAAAGCAAAAAGCATCTCTGAaactatttttaatacatttataaaatattcaatgattCAAACCCAACATTACAATTATTTTCACAGACTTTCATGCACTTCCTCTTTGAAAAACTTATCCCCACAAAAGAGACAATAATGAGAGAATAAGTTACACTTTAAGAAATTGCGAGGAGTTTGGTAAGACTACCTTTCTCATAAAATTGAGACAGTTGAAAGTTTAATTATTGTTAGAGAAACGTTTTGTCATGCGGTATTCATTGGAATCTCTATGGGATGGTATTCTGTAAATCTTCTGCGAGTGATAAAAGCTGTGAACTGGTAAGAGAAActttaaaacaataatttgctttaaactttatcatttttgttttattttatcacTATTGCAAAACTTTGATGACTAAATAacattatttttgaataaatcttaaatacaaaattcaGGTGGTAAATCGTTCAGACTTTGCGGAACGTTAGATTCTCAACTTAGATATTATATCTTAGGGGTAGGGGTATGTGGGATGCTTGGAATAGACGCAGTTTTAGAataagattatttttcttctatttttaaataaaatgatatgatataatttaacttttATAAAGCAATTGTGAAAGTAACTTACatttatgataaggctcaatttcattttaatatagGATAAAAGCCCTTAAATGTGCCTCACTTCAAAGGCACTTCATTTCTCCCTTATTTAAGTAACTTTTGCTTCACAACAATAATTGAAGCATTTCAATCATTCCGCAAAATGGGGAAACTTGCCATCTATTTTGCTAAAAAACTATTGCCCATTCTGTTGTAGCTCCCAGATTGAGTGTCCATTGTTCAGATCAATAAAGTTATCATGATACaaggtaaatttaaattcatcCTAAAATGCTTCACAGAATTGACATTCGCATTTTCCTTCCTAGAATTTGTATAGGTGTTTGGATGAATTGAAACAACAAGCTCTCTGTTAGGTATTTTATGGAAATCAGGTGATGCACACATTTTCCTCGGAAGATGAACACAATAATTgtctcaatttaaatttaacttaCATCATCGAAATGAAACTATCATCAGTTTCTGGGGAGGGTTCGAATGTTCATATTTATTAATGGTATATCCAAATGGAGAATGGAAATGGTACCTACTCTAGAGATGCATTTAGAACTTGTTCATATTGCAAACGCAATGGAGCATTTTTGTCTTCAAATGCTAAATTATGATTATCGTAAttgaattagggtaagtgtgccaaattccggccagcttgcaattccggccaccttttttgttcctcgaattttcatgaatttttagtttttacatactccagagattatacaatgcaaaagaataacaaaaaatgtagcttcgacaaacgagacgacgtgaaaaatacatttaaagaattctcgaagggcaaggaactatgaaaatgaaggtggccgaaatagggcatcaaagctatgtctacatttttattcattttaaaatgtattaagaatgaatttaaagtaaataaagacgataaactatctacaaggttctaaggaacactccttaagtagaaggaatgaaaaaaaatcaatttctattaaatatattacattacaATCatgagactttggtgcttgcatgcaactatgccgaaatttggcacacttaccctaagactTTCTTAATTGAAAATGTCGTCATTAAAGCTTTACTATTCTATTTATTGATTCGATAAAAATCAAAGCAAAAAGTAAAATGCATGTTATTTTCTAATACTCGGACTCTAAGAACTAAAAAAAAGcccttagaaaataaaattaactcaACTAGAGTCCAAGCCGTTATATGGACTTCAGACATAATTAAGGCCTAGCCTAGCCTTGTGgtttaactgttctaatttttataagctaagatttttttggaaattaacttaggattggatcattaagggcaaataatatattatattctataaaaaaagaataaaaatggtTACTGTTTAGGATTGTGAGACCATCggaaactgagctaaaccttcagtctgaagGCCACTTTGGACTTAGATTCTTGCGGTCTTTAGAGCACCATAAGTCGATTTTCGCGATCCTTGAGAATATgtagtctgtaaaatttgacaataaATATTTAGGCTCAAATGAACatctattggcactttaagaactcgtgtcatgACCTATTGGCTCCTTAATTTGTACCATTTGGCATATGAAATTTGACCATCTATTCTTAtagtaaattgtaaattaatgaaaaattgtcgtataacttgcattttattagatacatcaaataaatttcaatattattacaaaattacCAATAAGAGTTCCCTGTCAaataggtgttccttcaaccctatctgtttattttatttttactttctctatctatctatcttctTTTATTGCTAGAACTCaaggagagagcagttatataattcacttttttcaacttgtgacacggctagaggccaaacggtaaaagttatcgacttccggtcttcgacgaccctccTCACCATAattcaacattatctaggacctCTAGGAcctctaggacagtctttttctcTTACCCTCACCCCCTCCtaccccttcaaaaccatgtttttttggtttatttcgaaaatattttagaggtagtcaagacGAATGTTTCGTCCTTGGatacctatgttcgaaaaccatttcgatatccaATTTACGAACATCAGAGTTTAACAACTTTGGacggcctatttttcaaccgttttgcttaaatttcaatttttttgaaggattttgaaattttgaaattttgaaatgtaatatatacccgtaaatgatttactttttcattttttcgtaTACTTgatgctaaaatattttaaaacctacttTTATGAAGCAATTTCTTAATTaggaacagttttttttagtttatcaataaattttatcgCTAGTAAAGCGatatgtacccaaaaagcatgcgaaaagataatacacggatagctctttctcgtgagtttgagcacTTCACAAAGCTAAGACgctttgtttttttattaattcttttaccTAATCCTATTAGTGATgttaatgaaaatcatgttgatggtcccccgatcgatttaaagaagaatctacacatttatgtatgtttcacataagttttaaaagatattttctcacttatctttaggaaatttcctctaaaataggtacttcatatttttggataatgacaaaaaccaacaaatgaggcatttagagtgatcggagcgggatgtcttagatgagcaaaattgtagtcctaagtgatGCCTATTGCctggtgtcaatgaatttttaatattttgttttatttattttatacaaatttataaaacctcactttaagacTATTTTTATGGTAATTcttagagaaactccaattttacaccctgaagtagtggttttacaaagtcttttgttattatcaaaattgaagcacagctAATGAGCTTTCTAACGGATCcatactttttaaattctgttcactagaacctgagatataatggataatgtaaggcaaagcagaaaaaatataaaagtcttaataaaaaaaaatgttacgtgttggagcaaaaccaagactagattcttaatcaggtgacttgactctatcaaacgtaccatgtgagatctccgttagcaaaaccgtgttgcatagtgtaatcaAATAGTTATTTTGACTATAATACCCTAGACTTATATGATGGGCACACCTACAACTTAAGTAAAAAGATGGTTAGACTACATTATcgtcagtttcccactaagtcgtctctcaacTTAAAccataagtctgtctagggcattacaatttaaacttaatttcAGATAGAACAAGGTGAGGATACTTTGAGCTATGGAGCTACAtagatatacgattttttggcATCTAAAGAAAGCTGAGCcttacaataatttaatttagaccCACAATTGTATTCTCTATCTAAATCATAATacattaaaacccagtttcctttagaaatatgcgaaaaaatgtttatcaatgtagtcccacaactcaaagtagccccacctctccctatagttgaaaatttgttcaattaaGTCAATTAATCAATGGAGgtgtagggggaactggggcagtagtaaactggggtagttgtaaacactgtgattttttaaattaattttaagactccagaggataaaacccataagcattcatagataccatggggatgtatgtccacagatgaattagTCAATAAAaccctaatactttaaaaaataaaaatcattttcccgaaaatgttgatatttcgattattttggtcatttgggtTTCCACTTGGGAATtcaaaactgtgtaaaataatcgaaatgtagcaataccagttctttcctacatcttttaggattatattaatgcatttgctagagaaattgagattctcattatttcaaaagaattaataaattggtgagaaaacagcatttggggtagatgtaaacaggcaatttgaatttcacaaaatgagtaggtaaaagagcgggaaaatgaccttcatgcgaaatatctataactcatagattacgaaaaaaattggtggcgctgtgttcaataaaaagtcacatgatgtcaaaatatggggaaaatccattgaaaaatgtctttgacttgcatgcttttagtttttttgctattttaattattctttgtaaaaagtgtcgtgattttttgaaaaatatacagtctttatatatctcttaagtaattaaaataatcgaaagtggtgcaaagttaatttcaagggtggaaaaaaagggtgtttacatcctccccagaaagtgtttacttctaccccaggtattttgtgaaaagagaaaaatgcacggtggcacaaattttatttttatggaaaactcaattgttttccagcatccgcattacctttgatgtattgcctatacccaagggtaaaacattagctaagaaagattttccaaaaaattacggtgtctttggaaaatcacctcaaattcgcatctatcgaaaatggttacatgtgcctcagtctcccctagtcAAGGGGAATTATTTGTCGAACATTAAATTATTATCTTAATAAATTGTTCTCAAGATTACATAAatccatttaattttcttatagtatttctaaagttgtatcATTCCTCtcaaaaatattgagaagttCAGAAGTGCTGTTGGACACTTAGCGATGAGTTTAAAGAAGTAACGACCACATGCTATTCTGTTAGTCAATTGAACTCAATTGTGGTCAATTGAAGAGTCTTGTGTACATAGGTTCAGCTTAGAGGGTTTTTGTTTCTGTTTTAATGATAAAAATGTaagctttaatatttttttaatgaacctcaaaatttattaaaacatttttcaatgaacttttacACAATTGAGAGATAAGTCTCAAAGTCAAACAAAAATCCCAAATGGCtataaagaaacattttttaagcTGATAAACCCTAACATACTATCTCAAAACGAAAGATAGTGGAATCATTCTATGAAATATCACACTTCAGTCATTTGTGGTCAACCGAACCATTTCAAAGTGTTGGAACAAAAGGGGAATAATTGGCAAAATTAATCCTACGCAAACGAAGTAATGGAGTGAAAGTGTAATTATCTCTTAATTTCTTACTTATTCACTGTTAATCATTATTCCGCCATTAGATATTTTGAGATGAAAGCGTGATGTAAAATGACGGCTATCCTTTTGAGGGAAGATGGAATAGAGATGTGCCGAAAGttacttttaattaattgtgTGAGTTTGGAATATTTCACCCGGTCGCTCAACACAATAAATAATGATATACCTTCCGACTCCCCAATTAGAGCCAAGGGCGCTATTTAATTGGGGTGTAATTATTAATTCATCAATTTTCCGagtgaaatttattattaaccATTTGACTGTGTAATTTTTCAACCCATGGAAAACGGTCACGCGAAAAAGGCCGGAAATTTGTGATAAATAAAGTGAAATTATTTGTAATCATCTGGAATATTTCGTAATGCTGGAGCTGGACCAATTTATTTGATTCATTTTGGCGAAATATATTTGTCCAATGGGTTAATcaatttggaataaaattcctTCAATGacttattaaatgaaaattcatcAATTCATCTGTTTTACAAATAGTATATGATTGCTATTTAGCTAAGCGCTTGATTTTCGTTTGAACCCACCAAATACCGGGATTTTAAAAGCATCTGatatgaaaattatataaaataaaattgtagccaaaacagaaaagaaaaacatcaaaCAGAAAAGAAAAAGTATAAAGCACGATTTTGGtgcttaatggcctctacacattgaatgaaattttcgtcaaaaattgcatttgtgAAGATAATCGTCAGCactgctgtaggtggaaacgtcaaaattctgttaagaatgcattttttaacgaaaactattctcaatgtgtagagaccttaagaAATCTTCATTTAAGTTTTCCAAAAGTGCGTTTTTAAATGCTTTCTTACAGCAGACTCTCattcaatcggttctttttcaatcgggcgaaaaattttgttgacaattttcacgtttaattatgaagctaattcgctcaaattcgctgtagctcttcctattttatcgtgattcttcataattgagcgctttttgtagaatttacaaaggctttgacgtccaaatctatcgataaaccggatgacattttgccccatattcccgattgagagagagtctactgtatgtataTTTGAGACTAGAGCGCCTCTGGTCCTCTGGTGTCGGTTTAACAAACTTCACTGGTTCTAGAGAATGCTCAGCTATAAGGTCTTCGACTTTGTCTTTATGAAGAATCAAATTTGTTCATTAAATCTAGAGctgggcactcaatggatcaaTGGTAGAGTACTTATTCTATGTTGTAAGTGTCCCGGATGTGAATCtcttttaggtcaccagaaatttttctggcattaaaggtgttcgaattgcatccaataagcttcattgcacttgattccacggggcatgggactagCAAATCCAtgtctgtataagaaaaaaatggatGTCCCGAAAATCTCGCTTGCAATATGGCCTAGTTCCTTTATGGAACGTCGcaccaccattattattattattaaatctgAAGCTATGATTATACTAAATACCCTAATCATTACTTTCAGTTCGTAATTGATAACCTTGGTAGGAATCTATTCAAATTCTTATTACTTCGAGGCCCTTACAAGTCCCAAATATGTTAAAGAAATGTACGTTCATGAGTATGTAAGAGGAAACAGAAGATCATTTTGATTCTCTAAGGTTATCATATGATCCTTCAAAACCCTAAGTTACTGTCTTTAACAGTTTCATCAGTTTTTTTAGATTTACCCGATTTAccaattaataatttatattttttcatctgttaatttgaaaattcgaccaaAGCCACGTagaaaaaaatgtctgaaaaatcATCACTTAGCAAACGATTCcttatcaattaaataaaacccAATAAAACCAGCTCAGACTTGTAAGATATTTCAGAAACCTTTCAAATGATTCCGAATTTATTCCAATAAACTGAGAAATAAGCCATCCACAACCTTTTTtattttgatcttgaaaagCCTTATTTGGAATTAATCAAAGTCATTTCCCTATACGgatgtagggtgaaaggaatgtctattgacactttaagaactcgtgtcagcacctattgacaccctactctgtaccatttgggatacgaaatttgaacatctttgtttatagtaaaaggtatattacagaaaaaaacgttatattacttatattttactagatacattaaataattttcaacattttgacgaaagtgtcaataggggttccctgacgaacagacgttcctccgaccctaaccTAGGTCTACATAATCTATCTGAAaatgagaaatcaaaaaaaaacgttttctcTGTTGACTTTGAGCGATTACTTGTTGCAAATAAACAAACACATAATTTCAACTTGGTTGTTCCCGGCTTCTTCTAGAGAAGAACCAGATCgaaatttcgtgtttttctatttgaaaaacaaaaagtttTTGTAGGAGAGGGGACTGTTAGATGCAAAACGAAATTCATATTAATGATCCTTGATTTAACTTAGAGAGAGTCGCACAGTCACCAAGTCACTATCCaaaaccgtttggcctctagttctgttaaacttttaaaatatcaataaatcatAGTAAAACCTTTCTTGCGCAAAAATGTTTGCAGAAATTCTCGTTGATAAACCCCTTGACACATATCTTTTCCAAAAAGTCTCCATTGATTTCTCTGCATATTCCACTCGGCTCGTGGTTGGAGAAACGTGTTTCAGTGCAAATAGAACTGCCGACATGGAAAACCATGGAATTTTAGTAAATCTACTGCGTGTGTTTTCTATAAATGAAACAATTTTGTTAAGTTTGCAAAGCAAAACAGGATGAGATTGTGTTAACGTGCCAATTTTTTCCAATGCAGATGTTCAATGCGGAAAAATGCTTTAAAGAACTTTCTATACTTTCAGGGGTTAACATTGTGTGTGAATAGTCAAAAGAAATGGCCTTTCTGAAGACCTTCTTCAAGAGGAAGCCTCTTGTGGCCAATTCCTTGATCTACGGGTCTTTGTACGTTGGAGCGGAATTCTCTCAACAATGGGTAACCAGGAAAATATTCGTAAGTAGTTTAAAAGATGGTTTTAGTGTGGGTTTCCAGCATTGAGTTATTCTGTTCTATTTCAGACAAAACCACCTGAGCCGATTGATAGGGCGGCTTTGGGAAGATATGCTGTTATGGGTACTTTCATCTATTCTCCAATTATGTACGGTTGGTACAAATGGCTCGATAAGAAATATGTGGGGACGACCATTAGAATTTTGGCGCCAAAACTCGCTCTGGATCAATTTCTTTTAACTCCCGTCCTACTTACTGTCTTCTTCACGGGAATGTCCACAATGGAGGGAGCTGAAGATAAATTCCACGAGTGCCAGCAAAAGTTCCTACCTACATTCGTTCGTTCCTGTCTCTTCTGGCTGCCCGTTCAAACCCTCAACTTCATCTTCATTCCACCCGCCTTCAGAGTCACTTTTATGGGATTCTGTGCCTTTGCATGGGTCAACATCCTTTGCTGGGTAAAACGCCAGGATGTTACTCCTGCGGATTCTCTCACAGCGGAAACTCACATGGATTGAGTGcctttagatagcttttaaaatGCACGTACAAGTTTTTTAAAGCACAATTGCTAAATGCTGAAACCAAAGCACTAGTTAAATGATTTTGAGCACTTTTACCGTGCAATTGTAGGTTAAATTGTTAACTACAGCcttactaaataaatttaagcATTGTAGacaatttacaataaaattcgAATCTTGAGAGCACAACTTCGACTTTACAATAACAttgtgaaattaataaattcttgATTCAGTTTGTTAGAATAGGAACTTAGTTACAGTGAAACTCATCTTTAGAGAATTTCTAGTTGTCTAAATGGAATTTTAACCCGAAGCATTTTTATGAAAGAACAAGCGCCTTACAACCTCACTCAAGTGGTACCGCATGACTTTTAAAGGCACGCAGCATTAGGCATACGTATGTATACGTAGTCGTTATGAATACCTTAAATACTGCGTCACCAAGTgactaaaaaattaatatgggagcacttccggtaatcgccagcggaaatttatttcacctcaagaagaaaaacaaattttctgtctcgcccagagctttcggtccggatgtggaccttcttcagtggtcgactagactatgtttttttcaggaaatctttaaaaacttcaggaaatcaaaaaaaatagtCTAGtccgaccactgaagaaggtccacatccgtaccgaaagctctgggcaagacaga
Proteins encoded in this window:
- the LOC129805044 gene encoding mpv17-like protein, with the protein product MAFLKTFFKRKPLVANSLIYGSLYVGAEFSQQWVTRKIFTKPPEPIDRAALGRYAVMGTFIYSPIMYGWYKWLDKKYVGTTIRILAPKLALDQFLLTPVLLTVFFTGMSTMEGAEDKFHECQQKFLPTFVRSCLFWLPVQTLNFIFIPPAFRVTFMGFCAFAWVNILCWVKRQDVTPADSLTAETHMD